A part of Leishmania panamensis strain MHOM/PA/94/PSC-1 chromosome 34 sequence genomic DNA contains:
- a CDS encoding RNA-binding protein, putative (TriTrypDB/GeneDB-style sysID: LpmP.34.2050) has product MMEERHSHGSNDDIQNTGDADNFRRNQGTILFVGNLPFQTPWQHVKDYFRNAGKVRYTDLIADRTGRPKGSALVTMMTVEGADNAIRMFNETDFEGRRLIVRKFDDGPRPPLVQRDMMPAYGNAAPQSRSQYTAGGYYQGTSASGAAAAGYNRHSMAGSAYGRGAPYHVGGAEAAEMNGAEPLPKPRSQQVPEVGRKLFVSNLPFDCTNSALRETFQQVGLVERAEIILGRNGKSRGMGIVVMKSEDEAQIAIAEFDGIEMANRAMNVRLDNKTL; this is encoded by the coding sequence ATGATGGAGGAGCGCCACTCGCACGGGTCGAATGACGACATTCAAAACACCGGCGATGCCGACAACTTCCGCCGCAACCAGGGCACGATCCTCTTCGTTGGCAACCTTCCGTTCCAGACCCCGTGGCAACACGTGAAGGACTACTTCCGTAACGCCGGCAAGGTGCGCTATACCGACCTCATCGCCGATCGCACCGGCCGCCCGAAGGGCTCAGCGCTGGTCACCATGATGACCGTGGAGGGTGCTGACAACGCCATTCGCATGTTTAACGAGACTGATTTCGAGGGTCGCCGGCTGATCGTGCGCAAGTTCGACGATGGCCCGCGCCCCccgctggtgcagcgggACATGATGCCTGCCTATGGCAATGCTGCTCCTCAGAGCCGCAGCCAGTACACGGCTGGTGGCTACTACCAGGGCACTTCGGcttctggtgctgctgctgctggataCAACCGCCACAGCATGGCGGGTAGCGCCTACGGCCGTGGTGCGCCGTATCACGTCGGTGGTGCGGAGGCGGCCGAGATGAACGGTGCGGAGCCGCTGCCTAAGCCGCGCAGCCAGCAGGTGCCGGAGGTGGGCCGCAAGCTGTTCGTCTCGAATCTCCCCTTCGACTGCACGAACAGTGCTCTCCGTGAGACGTTTCAGCAGGTGGGTCTGGTCGAGCGGGCTGAGATCATCCTGGGCCGCAATGGCAAGAGCCGCGGCATGGGCATCGTCGTCATGAAGTCCGAGGATGAGGCTCAGATCGCGATTGCTGAGTTTGACGGCATCGAGATGGCGAACCGCGCTATGAACGTGCGCCTCGACAACAAGACGTTGTAG